A stretch of Lathyrus oleraceus cultivar Zhongwan6 chromosome 6, CAAS_Psat_ZW6_1.0, whole genome shotgun sequence DNA encodes these proteins:
- the LOC127091261 gene encoding inactive protein kinase SELMODRAFT_444075: MLRGEIVGSKSARHTATSATVSNKVLVAVKADKVISNTALAWALTHIVHSSDSITLLAVYSTEKTGRKFWNFSRLAGDCSNGRAGKSPEQISDISESCAQMVFQLHNHIEVRVKIKVVTGSPSGAVAAEARWSGSHWVILDKKLKQEVKHCMDELNCSIVMMNGSQPKVLRLNLGGPSDELQTPFFSTSSSPGIEIGKLNGRRLKHSTPVGSPEVAGSSVTTNIGLDSVSSSDSMTSPFLVYKENPLYNGQVPHKRASKPINKAKDFNFQPPLFFNLEKDSPPPSRKLPASSVASDNNTEIWISQNHIHNEKLQRAENRMIQRTKSPNSKTLLETFLHSDQEKRTDELEFNKTQSVSYVTRSSIRDSPIPLGRNSSIPPPLCSHCQNIAPVFGNPPRRFSYREIEEATDMFSDLNFLAEGGFGVVHKGILKDGQVVAVKQIKFSGSQADLDFSREVRVLSCAQHRNVVLLIGFCTEINARILVYEYICNGSLDLCLHGNKSIPLDWNSRLKIAIGVARGLRYLHEDCRVGCIVHRDIRPKNILLTHDFEPLVADFGLARWQSEWNINTEDRVMGTSGYIAPEYLDAGILTCKVDVYAFGIVLLELITGQRIRELEQFNEHSYLSEWFQPLHMLDPNHILQNVGSLNPWLDSEESLEFNLQFQAMARAVTLCLRLDPDSRPTISKILRVLEGGNAVRSLGLDINSVGSISGHLSGLSSHTPPKGKISHSRMLSH; this comes from the exons ATGCTAAGAGGCGAAATCGTCGGTTCCAAAAGTGCGAGGCACACCGCCACCTCCGCCACCGTATCTAATAAAGTTCTGGTGGCGGTTAAAGCGGACAAGGTGATCTCCAACACCGCATTAGCATGGGCGCTCACTCACATCGTTCATTCCAGTGACTCAATCACACTTCTCGCCGTCTATTCTACTGAAAAAACCG GAAGAAAATTCTGGAATTTCTCGAGACTTGCCGGAGATTGTTCGAACGGACGCGCGGGAAAATCGCCGGAGCAGATTTCTGATATCTCCGAGTCTTGTGCTCAGATGGTTTTTCAGTTGCACAATCACATTGAG GTTAGGGTGAAGATTAAGGTTGTCACGGGATCTCCCAGTGGTGCTGTGGCGGCTGAAGCTAGATGGAGTGGTTCACATTGGGTCATACTGGACAA GAAACTAAAGCAAGAGGTAAAGCATTGCATGGATGAACTTAACTGTAGCATTGTGATGATGAATGGATCACAGCCTAAAGTCCTCAGACTTAATTTAGGAGGACCCTCCGATGAACTCCAAACACCATTTTTCTCTACTTCATCTTCACCAGGTATAGAAATTGGAAAGCTAAATGGACGCAGATTGAAGCATTCCACCCCAGTGGGTAGTCCTGAAGTAGCTGGCTCTTCTGTTACAACCAATATAGGATTAGATTCAGTGTCAAGCTCAGACTCAATGACTTCTCCTTTCCTGGTCTATAAAGAAAACCCGCTGTATAATGGCCAGGTTCCACACAAAAGAGCAAGCAAACCAATCAACAAGGCAAAAGATTTCAACTTCCAGCCACCGTTGTTCTTTAATTTGGAAAAGGATAGCCCACCCCCTTCAAGGAAACTCCCAGCATCATCTGTGGCTAGTGATAACAACACTGAAATTTGGATCTCTCAGAACCACATTCATAACGAGAAGCTTCAAAGAGCTGAAAACAGAATGATTCAAAGGACTAAATCTCCAAATTCTAAAACTTTACTTGAGACTTTTTTACACTCTGATCAAGAGAAGAGAACAGATGAACTTGAGTTTAACAAAACTCAAAGTGTAAGTTATGTTACCAGATCAAGCATCCGAGATAGCCCTATTCCTTTGGGTAGAAATTCCTCTATACCTCCCCCCTTGTGCTCACACTGTCAGAATATAGCACCTGTATTTGGAAACCCTCCTAGACGGTTTTCTTACAGAGAGATAGAAGAAGCTACGGACATGTTCTCAGATTTAAATTTTTTGGCTGAAGGTGGATTTGGTGTGGTTCACAAAGGAATACTGAAAGATGGCCAGGTTGTTGCAGTTAAACAAATAAAGTTCAGTGGCTCTCAAGCAGATCTTGATTTCAGCCGGGAAGTTCGGGTTTTGAGTTGTGCACAACACAGGAATGTTGTATTGTTGATAGGATTTTGCACAGAAATCAATGCGAGGATATTAGTCTATGAATACATATGTAATGGATCCTTAGACCTCTGCTTACATG GCAACAAGAGTATACCTTTGGACTGGAACTCACGCCTCAAGATTGCAATTGGAGTTGCACGAGGCTTGCGCTATCTCCATGAAGATTGTAGAGTTGGTTGTATCGTGCACAGAGATATTCGCCCCAAAAATATCCTCTTAACCCATGACTTTGAACCTCTG GTGGCTGATTTTGGGCTTGCTAGATGGCAATCAGAATGGAACATAAATACAGAAGATCGTGTTATGGGAACTTCAGG GTACATTGCACCGGAGTATCTTGATGCTGGAATTCTTACATGTAAAGTAGATGTATATGCATTTGGAATTGTTTTATTAGAGTTAATAACTGGTCAAAGAATTCGTGAGTTGGAACAGTTCAATGAACACTCGTATCTTTCTGAATGGTTTCAACCCCTACACATGTTGGACCCCAATCATATCTTACAAAATGTTGGATCTCTCAACCCATGGTTGGATTCTGAAGAGTCACTAGAATTTAATCTTCAATTTCAAGCCATGGCACGGGCCGTAACACTGTGTCTACGTCTGGATCCTGATTCCAGACCCACAATATCAAAG